TATGGTACAGATACATAAAAGATAAACACAAATTATCAGGCACTTTCTTATCATTTGCGTAGTTCACCCAACACTTTCCTTACAGAATAAAACATCTAATATCGCCTGCCTCAAGTGTCCTTCCAGCTCCTTCACTTTCTTTTGTTCCTCTTTCAGTACTCTCTGCATTATTTTTATCTTCTCTTTTAATCTTCCCATTCTTCCATTCTTCAGACCTATATGCTTTTGTTACTCCCCACTACACTCTTTAGCAAAGGAGAGTGGAAAATATGTCCCATGTAAGCAATGAATTAAAGCTGTAGTAAATACAAAGTTATGATTGGCATGAATAGGGGTAGGTATCTCAATACCCAAATGTAAGGGGTATTTTCTACATCGATGATCAGAGAAGAAGGTTGTAAAACTAGTGAGATTAAAGGAAACTTAAGCTGTGCCCCAAAGGTAAAAGACAAAAGTTTGCATTAAACCTCGTCACTGCGTCCTACATTTCTGATACCATGGCTTTGCCTTCTCCTTTTCCAGCTCAGCCTCCATTTTCCTCATCTTCTCTCTCCATTCTCTCTGCATTCTCTCCCTCTCCACTTCTTTTTGTTCCCATTCTCTCTGCATTCTCTCCCTCTCCACTTCTTTTTGTTCCCATTCTCTCTGCATTCTCTCCCTCTCCACTTNNNNNNNNNNNNNNNNNNNNNNNNNNNNNNNNNNNNNNNNNNNNNNNNNNNNNNNNNNNNNNNNNNNNNNNNNNNNNNNNNNNNNNNNNNNNNNNNNNNNNNNNNNNNNNNNNNNNNNNNNNNNNNNNNNNNNNNNNNNNNNNNNNNNNNNNNNNNNNNNNNNNNNNNNNNNNNNNNNNNNNNNNNNNNNNNNNNNNNNNNNNNNNNNNNNNNNNNNNNNNNNNNNNNNNNNNNNNNNNNNNNNNNNNNNNNNNNNNNNNNNNNNNNNNNNNNNNNNNNNNNNNNNNNNNNNNNNNNNNNNNNNNNNNNNNNNNNNNNNNNNNNNNNNNNNNNNNNNNNNNNNNNNNNNNNNNNNNNNNNNNNNNNNNNNNNNNNNNNNNNNNNNNNNNNNNNNNNNNNNNNNNNNNNNNNNNNNNNNNNNNNNNTAGCTTATTAGACATTGTGACGTTATTACGTATGAATGTTCGGCAGCAGACATCACCTGTTTGTAGGTTCACAAATTTTTGAGGaataaggaagcagtaaccacattgCAGCCTCTCCACCTGTGTGAACTAACcctaaatttctgtcctattgaCAATAGCTGACATGACAACATTTTAAGATTCAACTTGTAACAGTAGACGAACTCCAATCTGGAGTCCAAaatatctttcattattaaagcTACCAGAGCATTTCGAGAGATTGAGACTCCCCTTTCCTGATCCTTTCCTACTCTACTCAAAAGAAAATGTTGGACTAAGATTTTTTTACTTGCCAATCTTCAATTTAAGAAGAACTTACCTGTGATttcctggcatttttttattagcattatcATTGACTTTTCTTCCTCTGCTGATAAATCTttcaaacagctaaaaaaaaaaataccaaaaatcatACAAAGTATTACAGCTCCACACCAAGCAAAGACCCcacacaaaactgaaataaatcctGTACAGCTAAGCTGTgctaaagtaattttaaatatctgtatgactacattcctgacatgtcacaatacacTGCAACAGTATAATTTACCGGAAAAATTTAATATTGAAATTCTATCCATAAGCTCTGAGAGTccaagatgatgtcatcagtctgctacaggcaggataaaacatttccttagtctcctctcccccagtaAGCTGACTTTACCATTGTAATAAGTGACAAGGTATGAGGCTGCAGATCCTGAACTTTTGCACACAATGCACAGAATTTTCATGATCGTGTCTCCTCCGGAATCAACATCTCATTGCAGGAAGTACATGGCAACCCTAGACgatgcctaaacaaagatgaTTTATCCTTCTTGTGACAAACAGATGAAGGTAATGTCAGGAGAAGTCTATAGCTCACTGTCTGTCCAGTTTGCTGTAGCTGACAATGCTAGAAGGAACTATTCTACATAAAGTTCCCCTTTAGTTGGGTTTGGCCCTTTATACATGGAATAGGTGTAGCTTTTATTATGATGTACAATACATACCTGTGTACAATAATGGGAAGGATGAGTTCCTTTGGTGGTCTGTAACTCTCTGCAATGGATTTTATAGTTtcctttaaattatctttttccCATTTAACATTTCCCACCGGCCTCAGGTGCCCTGGAAGAACAGAGACGGAAATAATTTTTTCAGTGAAACTTTCAGTAACgtgaataaatgaatacattactGACATGTCactatattagtattatttttattattattattattattattattattattattattaataataataataataataatactattcacagtatttatatagcgccaacatattacacagcgctgtacattaaataggggctccAATTGACAGACGAAGACagaatacagaaagtgatacaggaggagaaggccctgccccgaagagtatacaatctaagaggtgggggaagtatcacacaataggagggagatttTGGCTTTCACTGTCGACTTCCTCTAGCTGGATTGTGATTGGTCAATATAGGTCACATGGATATTTTACTCTCCCTGTCTTCACCAAATTCTACAAGTGATTTCAGTGGCTAGAAGGTTGAATTACATCAATGTGCTGCAGACAGGaaaagcatttcttcagtctccacCCTTCAGTAATCGGTTCTATGTCACTCAAGTACTTAAATTGTAAATAGGAGCAATAATTTAGATTTGTAAGCTTATATCCCAGGGCATTCTCCCTTACAAGTTATACACAGGATACTTTTTCACACAAAACCACACAATAAGTAAGTGTGTATGTGACCTCTTAAATGATTAGACCGGACGGTCAGTCAAAGTCTCTTTAAACGCAACAAGTTATTGATAGAATAACAAAGGCTGGTAGAATTTTACACAGCTCATAAACCTGTCTGGGAGGCATTAACTAACTGAACCATTGATTGCCATCACTAACAGTCAATCTGCAGAACCTCTGCTTTCCAGGTGATTCTTACCAACACTATCAGCCAGCTCCTGGtctctaaggctgggtacacatgtgcaataagtgtcgttggaaaggatctctcacaaTACTACCgcacgagtgctgtacatacagtgccattctgctctatgaagagttgagggggagaatgacggcgcggcaccccgctgcatgctctccccattcactttcattaagattgttcgtcgtccgtggatctgccaggacggtcgtttgaatgatggatgacgggcgctgtgcACGCTAGATTCTCCGATATTGTCCCTGGGTTGATTATCAGATGGGAATCATTGCAAGAGTGTACCAAGTGTAAGACAGGTCCACTTAGTTTGGTCCTCCTGATCCTTCCACTTGCTGCCCTACTGCAAATCAGCTTGGATGGAAGAGTTCCAATGAAACTCTTTACACATAACCAATAAGCCAAATATCCTGAATAGGTTGGGGAGTTCCACAGGAAGATATTTCTCATTGTAGTACCTGAACTCTCCCTTACACTCACACAGTCTATTTTAACATAATGTAACATAAACAAGTAATCAAGGAGAGTCTATTTGGGTTTGATAGAGCTAGGTATCTGGACACCTCCATACTTGAGTGGGGTGGCTTGTGGTGATCTCCAGTTACAGCCGCAGCAGAGGACCTTTCCAATTACAAAATTTGTTACTGGCCTTTCTTTCACATACTATGTATTGGAAGATTCACACATAGCTAGCTCATGTTTCTTCACAGACAATGCAAATTGGGGGTTTATATGTGCATTCTGCCATCTCCTAATAATGACAGTCCAAGGGATGGTGGGCATTTAAAGCTTCTACTctacctattattattaacaaggatttatataccgccaacatattacgcagcgctgtacattaaatagggattgcaaatgactaatacagacagtgatacagaaggagagaaccctgccccaaagagcttacaacctagggcCATATTCTACCTTAATTTACAGTTTAATGACGTTGCTGCATTCTACTTACTGAGCTGAGCAGACACTTCCAAAATCTCTGCCGGCTTCATGAATTGGAACCCCCTGTTGTCGGTTATGTAGATTGTGTCAGTAATGGGGAATGGTTTCCTGTTCATTGTTCTTCCTCCGTTATCTTTCCCAGCTCCAGCCATATTCCGAAATTTCTCCTTCTTAGTCACACAAATAGTGGAATTGATGAGAGAAGATTTGCCATGTCCTGCCCACCCAACCAGCAGTATTTGGAGTTTGTCAATGCCATGTTGGCTGTTGTTAGTTGTGATGCCAGGGACATATCTCTCAATTTCTTCTCTGATATTTCTGGGTTCCACAGACATGATGTTCTCAGTGATTGCAGAGAGAATGAGACAGAGAATAAGGGAGTGTCTTGTTATTCTCAAAAGGAGTgaaagtgaaattaaagtttaGGTTGCtacagagaggagggggagagcagAGATAAAAGTGAAGAGGAAAGATAGTTGCAGAGACTGAGCTGGAAAACAAAGACGGGAAGAACAGAAATTGGGGAGCACAGAGAGTATATTTAAACCAAGGGAGGGTGAGCCCTGTATCTTATACCCAAGATCACAAAGCACAGAAAGTAAAGGAGAAAGAGACTGTCTATACAGAAACTAAACATTGGTCCTATAACTAGCTACAAGTCCCTAAACAGAGACAGGTCATGAGCCTCTAAAGACTGAGAACCCACAGCCCAGAAATCATATTACGGTTGCAGAGACAGGTCTATAAGCCCAATGTGTGTAGCCTGTGCCAGCGATATGTTATGATGCCCCTAAGTACTCAGCACTTCCAGAGCTTAGGACAATGTTCCTCCTGATGTGGAGGAAAAAAGACAACCTAACAGACCATACAAGGAGACTACAAACTGGCCCAACACCTAGCTACAAGACCCCAAAGACAGACAGACCATGAGCCTCTACAGACTGGGCTCCCACAGCCCGGAATTCCAATCAAGGTTGCACAGACAGGTAAAGTGTTTCTAAATATTTGACAATGAAGATGTTAGGTGCTGCAACAACTTCTATCTTGCAGAGAGGAGATTTAAGTTAGCGCCATCCCAGCAAGAGAAACCTTACCACATTGAGTGAATGGTTAACTATTAcaaatttattgttgaaaaacttcagtttatttatgttattacacAGGAAATGCCCATCATCCCAGACCAGGTGCTGCAGTGCTGCTTCCAGAGCTTAGCAATCTTCCTCCTGATGTGGAGGGAAAAAGACTGGAAATATGATGATGGTGGTAATATATCACAGTTACTATAAACAGGacaataacgtgcctacccttatcattcaatagatcaaaaaacaacaaagctgTTACAAACAGCTCCTGGAGAGATGTGCAGGACAGCAGCTGGAGACCCAGCATGTAGGGAGATCTGTGGCTGGAGACTTAGCGTGCAGCTGGAGACCCAGCATCTCTCCAGGAGTTGTTTGTAATATACTTACAAATTCTCTATCTGGTATACAGAATACACCTAGGATCAACTATATAAGATCCCTGACTCAAATGCAAGGACCTTAGCATGTAGAATACCACACTACTTATTCCCCCCTGATCATGCATACAACTTCAAACCATTTACTTTTGTTCCACAAAACCATATACAATTTACGCAAAtaatctacgcatgctgtcaacAATACTCCTAAAGAAGCCATATCTGGCGAAACGTgtcgagtatatccaacaacatgttttgatgatcaaacactgtatatggtcaacaatatataagttgataaGTGTTGCATGTCTAGTGAAAAAATtgctttgtctgtggttgaaccccaaggataaaaaggtggttcaaaccaacttttgattactgtgtattgtattaagtaatcatatgacttcaattatTATACccgaccactagttgtgtacagtggcctTTTATAATTGATAAATCCTATGATAAacattgttaatgtatgtttaatacaccATTTGTGCttaaaaccctgcttaaatctctgtctttgttgttttttgatctgtGGAAAAAAGACTAAGCAGTCATTGCTGTATGCTATACTTATCATTGACAGGTTTCATGTATAGCTATCAAACGTttaaatcaggggtcagcaaagttttatggccactaggccatttatggagtgggcgggagcacactagaccggacccgccctaatgacCCCACCctccaccagggaacgcccctaaagtgaaattcctcccctccatatgcattgcggaggacagtaatttcccttcagggagctttccctatttaccgcggctgcgGAAGTATCAACAATGGCCGCAGTAAacaggggagccactgcaagggggtggcTCCGTAGCTCCAGCGGGTCTGGTAGttccagggggcgttaggccacaACGAACTacaggctaggccgtatctggtctaaaagccagagtttgccgacccctggtttaaatGGTCAAATTTAACTTATTTTAGGTACAAATTCCAActtacaattttgaaaaaaaaatctagacttCTCATCTGTTCAGACCAGAATCATTCCAACTCAAAATTCCAGAGTTCCAAGCAAATCCATACAGACATAATACTAGGGTAGGTTGCGGAATTTAAACAATACCTGATCGGTAATAAAGGACCCAATGCTTGTTCTTAGCTGTGTGCACTGACATTGTTGTATCTGCATGTTCTTCAAGGATTAATTTGTTTTACACTTCTGCTTTTTCCTGTAAACCATAGTGATGATTGTGGGTGAAATTCAGTCAGATCAGCAGTTTGTGAACTTCTCAGGTCAGCCTACCTGGCACCGACAACCACGTCATGCTGAAAGTCACCTTAATCCCCTTTCTTCCTCGTTCTGATGTTTAGTGTGAACTTCAGCAAGCTGTCTTGAAAATGCCTACAGGACTAAATGCagcaggtgtacctaataaagagAGGCCCACAGCATTAAGAGCAGGAcctcatgacaggggtgtaaggggctgcccagggaaAAGAGCAAGGGGGGGCAGGAGTTAGCAGCGAAGTTGGAGGATTTGGGGAATTTGAAAGATGCAGGGGGAGGAGAAGAAAATGAGAGGATGTATATTAAAAGGGAGTGGAGATATTATATAGATAAAAAGGGGGCTGTGTCAGAGGTCGTCACAGTTTTTGGGGGTGGACGCAGGTAGGATTAATGGAGTCTTTTGACACATTAATGAGTCAGCTTAGGGTGGCAGCGGCTTCACatggtgaagcttggctgcaggCTAGGGTCACAGAAGCAATGGGGGGCGCAGCAGGGGGTCCCTCACATGATAGATTAGGAGGGTTGGGGCCACGGAGGAGTAGGCCTGAACCCTTTAATGGCTCAGCGCCATTCTGGGAGCCCCTCCGGGGACCCTCCTGGCCTGGCTGCTGGGCGCAGAACTGCCCGCGGCAGTGCCCagtcagggaggaatccccttcacaGGCGGAGTTCGGGCAGGGGTGCTGCGGCTGACAGGGAGAGCAGCCCCTTGTTACACAGTGAGGAGGCCCCAGTGAGAGCGGCCTCACTGAAGGCTGGGACCTCCGGCGGTGTGAGGTCCCAGCAAAAAGCAGGCGGCAAGGGGGCTGTGGGTGCCAGGGGCCACAGCCCCCGATTGAGGTCAGGTGCGGCCTTGTCAGGGGAGGCCGCACCTGAAGCCGGGGGCTCGCGTTCTGCGAGGTCCCAACAAGCAGAGTTCAAGAAGGAGGCTGCGGctgtcagggagcgcagcccctgTTCGCCTGGGTCCCCAGGTCAGCGGTGGAGGGCCTCGCTGGAAGCCGGGGGCTCACGTACCACGAGTGCCAGCCGGAAGGTGCGGGCGGCCGGGTTCGGCAGGGAATGCGGCCTGCGAGGATCAAGTACCTGGTGGTCCGAAAGATGGAGGAAGGCGTCTTGGTCAGCTGGGTTCCTGGGTCGGTgtgagaagacagaagatggcgccTGCAGACGTCTCTTGTGGTCGGAAGGCAGCCGGAAGTGACGCGGGGTGGAGCCAGGCCGCGTCACCAGGATCGCCCGCAAGTGACGCAGGATCGGCTTGGATCCCGGAAGCAGAAGATGGAGCGCATCGTTCAGAGGGGGAAGTGTCCTCATCGGAGGAGGATGGATCGGCGGGCCAGGTACCGGAGGCGGTGCGGGACCCAGAGGTGGCTGCAGCAGGACCCCCGGAGACGGGGAGGCCAGGTAGGATCAGTAGGGGTCCGTTGGGGGGCTAGGGGANNNNNNNNNNNNNNNNNNNNNNNNNNNNNNNNNNNNNNNNNNNNNNNNNNNNNNNNNNNNNNNNNNNNNNNNNNNNNNNNNNNNNNNNNNNNNNNNNNNNNNNNNNNNNNNNNNNNNNNNNNNNNNNNNNNNNNNNNNNNNNNNNNNNNNNNNNNNNNNNNNNNNNNNNNNNNNNNNNNNNNNNNNNNNNNNNNNNNNNNNNNNNNNNNNNNNNNNNNNNNNNNNNNNNNNNNNNNNNNNNNNNNNNNNNNNNNNNNNNNNNNNNNNNNNNNNNNNNNNNNNNNNNNNNNNNNNNNNNNNNNNNNNNNNNN
The Pyxicephalus adspersus chromosome 7, UCB_Pads_2.0, whole genome shotgun sequence genome window above contains:
- the LOC140334486 gene encoding uncharacterized protein (The sequence of the model RefSeq protein was modified relative to this genomic sequence to represent the inferred CDS: added 305 bases not found in genome assembly), whose amino-acid sequence is MSVEPRNIREEIERYVPGITTNNSQHGIDKLQILLVGWAGHGKSSLINSTICVTKKEKFRNMAGAGKDNGGRTMNRKPFPITDTIYITDNRGFQFMKPAEILEVSAQLRHLRPVGNVKWEKDNLKETIKSIAESYRPPKELILPIIVHSCLKDLSAEEEKSMIMLIKKCQEITGIPPTVVITQIGPPNNRSEQAAVMDRKFGDMGCTQRICLENYTENNQIRSAEADDQFLQFLVLCMEDAEYVIQQTESTDPYQKVAQQLADQLKDELEVERV